A stretch of Imperialibacter roseus DNA encodes these proteins:
- a CDS encoding ABC transporter permease yields MKKRTHIPPPLAERLLHRVLRSDLAEEVLGDLEEKFYVTMERKSAWRAKLNYWYQVVNYLRPFAIKKSKRFINSNYTVMFKHNLLLSFRHFMRHKSSFIINLVGLSTGLALTLLIILYARFELSYEADNPLADRIVRITMDYMNGETLTDQDAETYHPMGPRIASEFAEVEDFARARPLNERNFKVGESYFRQSGIFAVDASFFDMFNYQLIHGTSAGLFLNPHEVVLTESVALRYFNKTNVVGETIWMTSPDAAYRVAGVIEDSPANTHLKVNMLISYPTLRATFGEDGENWDNNDLYTYLLLNSAENYELFTQHLAAFSDKIIDEEKIENEIVIAQPIRDIHLYSDKSYELERNGDAASVFILLGVAVLIILMAIANYINLSTSRALDRAKEVGIRKVVGSSVNQLRAQFLTESFLINMASALSAIALVTLSFDWFKYVANLPASFTFLHENFFWIALASFIVGSTLLSGIFPAIILSRFKPAQVLKGKFTHSSKSTLLRKGLVIFQFAITMFLIVQTLIVTKQIGFMRAKDLGANMSNTVVIRTPGGNDGNENIKTFKAELLSRAQFRSATISGCVPGLPTSEMGSTNYVNLVSAVEKQSINFYVNFIDADFVPTMEMEMLAGSNFISGSTNEGKVLVNEESVKMWGLVSPEAAIGEELKFWGRSVTIAGVVKNFHQTTAKSPYIPMIFIFDPGHNKLLSVRLEKGELSAKLETIEKVYASNFSNSQFDFFFLDQKFDEQYKADQQFQEVFGLLTTFAILIACLGLFGLTLFTVAKRTKEIGIRKVLGATVYNIVSLLSRDFMVLIVISMAVALPVTYFLVNDWLQLYAFRIDLSVWYFALPACLVFIIAFGTISIKAFKVSQDNPIDALRDE; encoded by the coding sequence TTGAAAAAGCGCACCCACATACCGCCACCTTTAGCAGAACGACTGCTTCACCGAGTGCTCAGAAGCGACCTCGCCGAGGAAGTGCTGGGCGACCTGGAGGAAAAGTTCTATGTAACAATGGAAAGGAAGTCGGCGTGGCGGGCAAAGCTGAATTACTGGTACCAGGTGGTGAATTACCTGAGGCCATTTGCCATCAAGAAATCGAAAAGGTTCATCAACTCAAATTATACGGTCATGTTTAAACACAACTTACTGCTTTCCTTCCGCCACTTTATGCGGCACAAAAGTTCATTCATTATCAACTTGGTTGGGCTGTCAACAGGTTTAGCGCTTACGCTGCTAATTATTCTGTATGCGAGGTTTGAGCTAAGCTACGAGGCAGACAACCCATTGGCTGATCGCATCGTGCGAATTACGATGGACTACATGAATGGAGAAACGCTCACCGACCAGGATGCGGAAACCTATCATCCCATGGGTCCTAGAATTGCTTCAGAGTTTGCGGAAGTCGAAGATTTTGCCAGAGCCCGCCCACTTAATGAGAGAAATTTCAAAGTTGGCGAAAGCTATTTCAGACAGTCGGGCATTTTTGCAGTCGATGCCTCCTTCTTTGACATGTTCAATTACCAACTTATACATGGCACAAGCGCAGGTCTATTTTTAAATCCACACGAAGTAGTTCTTACAGAATCCGTTGCCTTGCGGTACTTCAACAAGACCAACGTGGTGGGTGAAACTATCTGGATGACGTCTCCCGACGCTGCTTATCGTGTTGCTGGGGTAATTGAAGACTCTCCGGCAAACACCCACCTAAAAGTAAATATGCTCATATCGTATCCTACCCTGAGGGCTACTTTTGGTGAAGACGGCGAGAACTGGGATAACAACGATTTGTACACCTATCTGCTATTAAACAGTGCAGAGAACTACGAATTATTTACTCAACACCTGGCGGCCTTCAGCGACAAAATCATTGACGAAGAAAAGATAGAAAACGAAATAGTAATTGCTCAGCCCATCCGGGATATCCACTTGTATTCTGATAAGTCCTACGAGCTGGAAAGGAACGGAGATGCCGCCTCCGTATTTATATTACTTGGTGTTGCGGTGCTAATTATCCTAATGGCCATTGCCAACTATATCAACCTTTCGACATCAAGGGCGCTTGACAGAGCGAAAGAGGTAGGAATCAGGAAAGTGGTTGGCTCTTCGGTCAATCAGTTGAGAGCGCAGTTTCTCACCGAATCGTTTCTCATCAACATGGCGTCTGCATTGAGCGCTATTGCGCTCGTTACTCTTTCTTTTGACTGGTTCAAATATGTGGCCAACCTGCCTGCTTCGTTTACATTTCTACATGAAAACTTTTTCTGGATCGCCCTGGCCTCATTCATTGTTGGAAGCACCTTATTGTCTGGGATATTCCCCGCCATTATTCTATCTAGATTCAAGCCAGCGCAGGTACTCAAAGGCAAATTTACGCACTCCTCCAAAAGCACCCTTCTCAGAAAAGGACTGGTTATTTTTCAGTTTGCCATTACCATGTTTTTGATTGTCCAGACCTTGATCGTTACCAAGCAAATAGGCTTCATGCGAGCCAAAGACCTGGGCGCAAACATGAGCAATACAGTCGTTATTCGGACACCAGGCGGCAATGATGGAAATGAAAACATCAAAACCTTCAAAGCTGAGCTGCTGTCTCGAGCTCAATTCAGATCAGCCACTATTTCCGGGTGTGTGCCTGGCCTTCCCACTAGTGAAATGGGTTCGACCAATTATGTGAATCTGGTCAGTGCAGTCGAAAAACAAAGCATCAATTTCTACGTCAATTTTATCGATGCAGACTTCGTCCCTACTATGGAAATGGAAATGCTGGCAGGAAGCAATTTCATCTCCGGAAGCACCAACGAAGGAAAAGTGCTTGTCAATGAAGAGTCGGTGAAAATGTGGGGGCTGGTGAGTCCGGAAGCGGCCATCGGAGAAGAATTAAAGTTCTGGGGTCGGTCAGTAACCATCGCAGGAGTAGTTAAGAATTTTCATCAAACCACTGCCAAGTCGCCCTACATCCCGATGATCTTCATTTTTGATCCCGGGCACAACAAACTTTTGAGCGTGAGACTCGAAAAAGGAGAGCTTTCGGCCAAGCTAGAGACCATCGAAAAAGTCTATGCTTCGAACTTCTCCAACAGCCAGTTCGATTTCTTCTTTCTGGATCAAAAGTTTGACGAGCAATACAAAGCGGATCAGCAATTTCAGGAGGTTTTTGGTCTGCTCACCACCTTTGCCATTCTGATCGCTTGCCTCGGGTTGTTTGGCCTTACCCTCTTCACCGTAGCCAAAAGAACCAAAGAGATTGGCATCAGAAAAGTACTTGGAGCCACAGTCTATAACATTGTGTCTCTGCTCTCCAGAGACTTCATGGTTTTGATTGTGATTTCAATGGCCGTGGCACTTCCCGTCACTTACTTTCTGGTCAACGACTGGCTGCAACTCTACGCCTTCAGAATCGACCTGAGCGTCTGGTATTTTGCCTTACCGGCATGTTTGGTGTTCATCATTGCCTTTGGCACAATTTCTATCAAGGCGTTCAAGGTTTCCCAGGATAATCCGATAGATGCTTTAAGGGATGAATAA